The following are encoded in a window of Vigna unguiculata cultivar IT97K-499-35 chromosome 8, ASM411807v1, whole genome shotgun sequence genomic DNA:
- the LOC114194039 gene encoding probable LRR receptor-like serine/threonine-protein kinase At3g47570, with protein sequence MAVILFMFILSVVSQNLVHMMPRTVALSLSSESDKLALLALKLKLTKGVPNALPSWNSSLHVCEWKGVACGQRHMRVSVLHLENQTWGGTLGPSLGNLSFLTTLILYNIDLYGEIPTQIGQLKRLQLLDLSHNNLNGQIPTHLTNCSKLEVISLLENKLTGKIPSWFGSGSMTRLKQLFLGANDLVGTIPPSLGNLSSLQNISVKGNHLVGSIPHVLGQLSNLKKLDLGSNSLSGVVPYSLYNLSGIQSLALDENQLSGTFPSKMQLVFPNLRAFLVGGNQFNGTFPSSVFNITGLEKFDISSNGFSGSIPPTLGTLNKLQLFHIAYNSFGSGRARDLDFLSSLTNCTHLRILILDGNGFGGDLPRLIGNFSTNLNILSMGSNQISGTIPEGIWQLIGLADITMQTNYLVGTVPDSIVRLKNLVRLDLAENKLSGNIPTAIGNLTMLSELYLYRNRFVGDIPLTLKYCMRMQTIGVSTNNLNGDIPNQTFGNFEGLTKLDLSYNSFTGSIPSDIGNLKHLFGLYLRGNKLSGELPQELGACYGLTELALESNFFRGSIPSFLGSLGSLEFLDLSNNNFSSTIPVELQKLSYLNALNLSFNHLYGEVPTGGVFNNVTEISLIGNKDLCGGIPQLKLPACSKLSSKKHKWSFKTKLILIIAIVVGVGLVTSTLFISIYLFRKRPITPKTPSTSCSHKNKYVKVSYGDLHKATNGFSSSNLVGSGSFGSVYSGSLLPFETPIAVKVLNLEIGGASKSFAAECKALGRIMHRNLVNILTCCSSIDYNGKDFKAIVFEFMPNGTLESLLHDKVEPKSKNLSLNLDLVVNIALDVANALDYLHHDFEEAVVHCDIKPSNVLLDDEMVAHLGDFGLARLLHVATGHSSRDEVSSSAIRGTFGYIPPEYGTGCRVSAKGDMYSYGILVLEMVTGRKPTDSMFGEGLSLHKFCEMAIPEGITEIVDSRLLVPNAAEGRKVMESKIRKCLVALARIGVGCSAELPVERMDIKDVVLELHTIKQSLSLSH encoded by the exons ATGGCTGTAATTCTATTCATGTTCATTCTCAGTGTTGTTTCACAGAACTTAGTGCACATGATGCCACGTACAGTTGCTCTCTCTTTGAGTTCAGAGAGTGACAAGCTGGCTTTACTTGCTTTGAAGCTTAAGCTTACCAAAGGAGTGCCTAATGCTCTTCCATCGTGGAACAGCTCTTTGCATGTCTGTGAATGGAAGGGTGTTGCATGCGGACAACGCCACATGAGAGTCTCCGTCTTGCACTTGGAAAATCAAACATGGGGTGGCACTCTTGGACCATCTTTGGGAAATCTAAGCTTCCTCACAACCCTCATTCTTTACAACATCGACTTGTATGGGGAAATTCCCACACAAATTGGACAACTAAAGAGGTTGCAGCTTCTTGATTTGAGCCACAACAACCTAAATGGTCAGATTCCTACACACCTTACCAACTGCTCTAAACTTGAGGTCATTAGCTTGTTGGAAAATAAACTCACTGGAAAAATTCCCTCCTGGTTTGGAAGTGGATCCATGACACGGCTAAAACAGTTGTTTCTTGGTGCCAATGATCTAGTTGGTACCATCCCACCTTCCTTGGGGAATCTTTCATCCCTTCAAAATATCTCAGTTAAAGGAAATCATTTGGTGGGAAGTATACCACATGTTTTGGGTcaattatcaaatttgaaaaaactgGATCTTGGTTCAAATAGTTTGTCAGGAGTAGTCCCTTATTCTCTTTATAATCTTTCCGGTATTCAAAGTCTTGCTCTCGATGAAAACCAGTTATCTGGGACTTTTCCGTCAAAAATGCAACTTGTTTTTCCAAACCTTAGAGCATTCTTGGTTGGAGGGAACCAGTTCAATGGAACTTTCCCGTCTTCAGTATTCAACATCACTGGATTGGAAAAGTTTGATATCTCCTCAAATGGTTTTAGTGGGTCAATTCCTCCCACTCTGGGAACCTTAAATAAACTTCAGCTGTTTCACATTGCTTACAATAGTTTTGGAAGTGGGAGAGCTCGTGATTTGGATTTCCTTTCATCATTAACAAATTGTACTCATTTGCGCATACTTATTTTGGATGGCAATGGATTTGGTGGTGACTTGCCACGTCTTATCGGAAATTTTTCTACCAACCTGAATATTCTTAGTATGGGGTCGAATCAAATATCTGGAACGATACCTGAAGGAATTTGGCAGCTAATCGGTTTGGCCGATATCACCATGCAAACTAATTATCTAGTGGGAACTGTTCCAGATTCAATTGTAAGGCTTAAAAATCTAGTACGATTGGACCTAGCAGAAAACAAATTGTCTGGTAATATTCCTACTGCCATTGGCAATCTTACTATGTTGTCTGAACTTTATCTGTACAGAAACAGATTCGTTGGAGACATTCCATTAACCCTTAAATACTGCATGCGAATGCAGACAATTGGTGTTTCCACCAACAACTTGAATGGGGATATCCCTAATCAAACCTTTGGCAATTTTGAAGGTTTGACAAAGCTTGACTTATCCTACAATTCTTTCACTGGTTCCATCCCTTCAGACATTGGAAACTTGAAGCACCTTTTCGGTTTGTATCTTCGTGGAAACAAATTGTCTGGTGAATTACCCCAAGAGCTTGGCGCTTGTTACGGGTTAACAGAGCTTGCATTGGAGAGTAACTTCTTCCGCGGAAGCATACCGTCGTTCTTGGGCTCTTTAGGATCCCTTGAATTCCTAGACCTTTCTAACAATAACTTCTCAAGCACAATCCCTGTTGAACTACAAAAGTTGAGTTATTTGAATGCTTTGAACTTGTCTTTTAACCATCTTTATGGTGAGGTTCCCACAGGAGGTGTCTTTAATAATGTTACAGAAATTTCACTCATTGGAAATAAGGATCTTTGTGGCGGGATACCTCAACTGAAGCTTCCTGCATGCTCTAAGTTGTCCTCAAAGAAACACAAGTGGTCTTTTAAAACGAAACTCATCCTCATCATTGCAATTGTCGTTGGAGTGGGTTTGGTTACTTCAACACTGTTTATCAGCATCTATTTGTTCAGAAAAAGGCCCATAACACCCAAAACACCATCGACTTCATGTTCTCATAAAAACAAGTACGTGAAGGTTTCTTATGGAGATCTGCATAAAGCAACCAATGGATTTTCTTCATCCAATTTGGTAGGTTCGGGAAGCTTTGGTTCTGTATATAGTGGATCTCTTCTCCCTTTCGAAACACCTATTGCTGTGAAGGTATTGAATCTTGAAATAGGTGGTGCATCAAAGAGTTTCGCAGCTGAGTGCAAGGCTCTAGGAAGGATCATGCATCGGAATCTTGTCAACATCTTGACTTGTTGTTCAAGTATTGATTATAACGGTAAAGATTTCAAGGCTATAGTTTTCGAGTTCATGCCTAATGGCACTCTAGAAAGTTTGCTGCACGACAAAGTAGAGCCCAAATCTAAAAATTTGAGTCTCAACCTTGATCTTGTGGTAAATATTGCTCTTGACGTTGCTAATGCATTGGATTATCTTCATCATGATTTTGAGGAAGCTGTGGTTCACTGTGATATTAAGCCAAGCAACGTTCTTCTTGATGATGAAATGGTTGCTCACTTGGGTGATTTTGGGTTAGCAAGGCTCCTTCATGTGGCGACGGGACATTCCAGCAGAGATGAGGTTAGTTCCTCTGCAATTAGAGGAACCTTTGGATATATTCCACCAG AGTACGGAACAGGTTGTCGAGTATCAGCTAAAGGAGATATGTACAGTTACGGAATTCTTGTGCTGGAGATGGTGACAGGAAGGAAACCAACAGATTCAATGTTTGGTGAGGGTCTAAGCCTACACAAATTCTGCGAAATGGCAATTCCAGAAGGAATCACTGAGATAGTAGATTCACGTTTGCTTGTGCCAAATGCTGCAGAAGGAAGAAAGGTTATGGAAAGCAAAATTAGAAAGTGTTTGGTTGCTTTAGCTAGGATTGGAGTTGGATGTTCTGCAGAATTACCTGTTGAGCGAATGGACATAAAAGATGTGGTATTGGAGCTGCACACAATCAAACAGAGTCTGTCACTGAGTCATTAG